The following are encoded together in the Pristis pectinata isolate sPriPec2 chromosome 31, sPriPec2.1.pri, whole genome shotgun sequence genome:
- the LOC127585097 gene encoding zona pellucida sperm-binding protein 3-like: protein MVVLVSIMWVFKHLGLLLFLIGVGYCSNVWKQFRGQRFPWRKVKPNVATAFGSQFRTLEVQSVSPLRTVTVECGEENLLVKVHLDLFGTRHLVKAADLTLGTANCRPSRIYARNYTVVFNYRLHECDSKLQMVGDYLVYTTHLNHTPQAHGSIIARTNGAIVPIECRYFRKGNVSSNPIKPTWIPFSSTRSREGHLSFSLRLMNDDWLTERRSTTYYLGDLIHIEASVSMINHMPLKLYIDRCVATLSRDKDSTPRYNIIDYHGCLLDSAVEDSFSTFVLGGTEREVDKLRFDLDAFRFFGDERSLIFITCRLKVAAIDRRDSTTKACTFQKVQNMWTPLEESSVDICACCGVGDCTATKEGLFPSRGRRDVQLEAEKNEVKWEGEVSLGPLIILDPDVISPGTESLNEFQQRAVERAPGGVVSEVVLVVALSVTAVSLISATSIVLFLYKKRKQTRCNNFN from the exons ATGGTTGTGTTGGTCAGCATAATGTGGGTGTTTAAGCATTTGGGGCTTCTGCTGTTCTTAATTGGAGTAGGTTATTGTTCCAATGTTTGGAAACAGTTTAGAGGTCAGCGGTTTCCATGGAGAAAAGTGAAACCCAATGTTGCAACTGCTTTTGGTTCTCAATTCCGAACGCTTGAGGTGCAGAGTGTTTCTCCGTTGCGGACTGTAACGGTGGAGTGCGGGGAGGAGAACTTGTTGGTTAAGGTTCACCTGGATTTATTTGGAACTCGGCATCTCGTTAAAGCAGCAGATTTAACGTTGGGGACAGCAAACTGTCGGCCAAGCAGAATTTACGCTCGGAACTACACTGTTGTCTTTAACTATAGACTCCACGAGTGTGACAGCAAACTACAG ATGGTTGGAGATTACCTTGTCTACACCACCCACCTGAACCACACACCTCAGGCTCACGGATCGATCATTGCGCGCACTAATGGAGCAATCGTTCCCATTGAATGCCGTTATTTCAG AAAAGGTAACGTGAGCAGTAACCCAATAAAACCCACCTGGATCCCGTTCAGCTCCACCAGGTCCAGAGAGGGGCATCTATCATTCTCACTGCGGCTAATGAATG ATGACTGGCTAACAGAGCGCAGGTCGACCACGTACTACCTGGGTGACCTCATTCACATCGAGGCTTCTGTTTCAATGATTAACCACATGCCCCTGAAGCTCTACATTGACCGCTGTGTAGCCACATTGAGCCGGGACAAGGACTCCACCCCGAGATACAACATCATTGATTACCATGG TTGCCTCCTGGACAGCGCGGTTGAGGACTCGTTTTCTACCTTCGTGTTGGGGGGAACTGAACGTGAGGTGGACAAGCTCCGCTTTGACCTGGATGCCTTCCGCTTCTTTGGAGATGAACGTTCTTTG ATTTTCATCACTTGTCGCTTAAAAGTTGCTGCAATTGATCGGAGAGATTCCACGACCAAAGCTTGCACTTTCCAGAAGGTGCAGAATAT GTGGACCCCACTGGAAGAATCGAGCGTCGATATCTGTGCCTGTTGTGGTGTGGGCGACTGCACTGCCACAAAGGAGGGTCTGTTTCCTTCCAGAGGACGGAGGGACGTTCAGCTGGAGGCTG AGAAAAATGAAGTCAAGTGGGAGGGTGAGGTCTCGCTGGGACCACTAATCATTCTGGATCCTGATGTGATCAGCCCGGGAACCGAGTCGCTGAATGAGTTTCAGCAGCGCGCCGTGGAGAGGGCTCCAGGGG GTGTGGTATCGGAGGTGGTCCTGGTCGTGGCCCTGTCTGTGACGGCTGTCTCTCTGATATCTGCGACTTCAATCGTCCTGTTTCTGTACAAGAAACGCAAGCAAACTCGGTGCAACAACTTCAACTAA